From one Triticum urartu cultivar G1812 chromosome 3, Tu2.1, whole genome shotgun sequence genomic stretch:
- the LOC125542948 gene encoding glutamine--tRNA ligase — MVDGEKAPALLRLETLLALGLDQRTAENALVNSKVTANLAAVVAEAGITGCDKSVGNLLYAVATKYPNNALVHRPALINYIVSTKIKNPAQLDAALSFLTNTGPESLDIGKFEEACGVGVVVSIEEIQSTVAEVLKENMEAILEQRYHINVGGLCGQVRKRHPWGDAKATKEEIEKKLAEILGPKTEADNVKPVKKKKEKPAKVEEKKVAVATAAPPSEEELNPYTIFPQPAENNKVHTEIFFSDGNIWRAHNTKEILEKHLKATGGKVMTRFPPEPNGYLHIGHAKAMFIDFGLAKERNGHCYLRFDDTNPEAEKKEYIDHIQEIVKWMGWEPYKVTYTSDYFQDLYEHAVELIRKGLAYVDHQTAEQIKEYREKKMDSPWRDRPIEESLQLFEDMRRGLIAEGAATLRMKQDMQNDNKNMSDLIAYRIKFTPHPHAGDKWCIYPSYDYAHCMVDSLENITHSLCTLEFDIRRPSYYWLLVALGLYQPYVWEYSRLNISHTMMSKRKLNRLVTEKWVDGWDDPRLLTLAGLRRRGVSATAINSFIRGIGITRSDNSLIRVDRLEYHIREELNKTASRTMVVLHPLKVVITNLEDGKVIDLDGKKWPDAPADEASSYYKVPFSKTVYIEKTDFRMKDSKDYYGLAPGKSALLRYAFPIKCTEVIYGDNPDDIVEIRAEYDPSKTSKPKGVLHWVAEPAPGVEPLKVEIRLFEKLFLSENPAELEDWLGDINPHSKEVVKGAYAVPSLATAVLGDKFQFERLGYFAVDTDSTPEKLVFNRTVTLRDSYGKAGPK, encoded by the exons ATGGTCGACGGGGAGAAGGCCCCGGCCCTGCTGCGGCTGGAGACGCTGCTGGcgctcggcctcgaccagcgcacGGCCGAGAACGCGCTGGTCAATAGCAAGGTCACCGCCAACCTAGCCGCCGTCGTAGCCGAG GCTGGTATAACTGGATGCGACAAGTCCGTTGGGAATCTTCTGTATGCA GTTGCCACGAAATACCCAAATAATGCACTTGTCCATCGTCCTGCTCTCATTAACTACATCGTTTCGACCAAG ATTAAGAACCCTGCACAGCTAGATGCTGCCCTGTCGTTTCTTACTAACACTGGTCCTGAATCTTTGGATATTGGGAAGTTTGAAGAAGCCTGTGGTGTAG GTGTGGTTGTTTCTATTGAAGAGATTCAGTCAACTGTCGCTGAGGTTCTAAAGGAAAACATGGAAGCTATATTGGAGCAGCGGTATCACATAAATG TTGGTGGCCTATGCGGACAGGTCAGGAAGCGGCACCCCTGGGGCGATGCTAAGGCAACAAAG GAGGAGATTGAGAAGAAGCTTGCTGAGATACTAGGTCCGAAGACAGAAGCCGACAATGTAAAACCAGTgaaaaagaagaaggaaaaaccAGCAAAAGTTGAG GAGAAAAAGGTTGCAGTAGCCACTGCTGCCCCACCATCTGAGGAGGAACTGAATCCTTATACAATATTTCCCCAGCCAGCGGAAAACAATAAG GTTCATACAGAAATATTCTTCAGTGATGGGAACATATGGAGGGCACACAACACAAAGGAGATATTAGAGAAACATCTTAAGGCAACTGGTGGAAAAGTGATGACCCGTTTCCCGCCAGAACCTAATGGATATCTTCATATCGGTCATGCTAAG GCTATGTTTATTGATTTTGGATTGGCTAAAGAGCGAAATGGTCACTGTTATCTCAG GTTTGATGACACAAATCCAGAAGCTGAAAAGAAAGAATATATAGACCACATTCAGGAGATAGTCAAGTGGATGGGATGGGAGCCCTATAAAGTTACATATACAAGTGATTATTTCCAAGATTTATATGAGCATGCAGTTGAGTTAATACGGAAAGGGCTAGCCTATGTGGATCACCAG ACTGCAGAACAAATCAAGGAATACAGGGAAAAGAAGATGGATAGTCCATGGAGGGATAGGCCCATTGAAGAGTCTCTTCAGTTATTTGAAGACATGCGACGTGGGTTGATCGCTGAGGGTGCAGCAACTCTCCGAATGAAGCAGGACATGCAGAATGATAACAAAAACATGTCTGATTTAATAGCATATAGAATAAAA TTCACTCCTCATCCGCATGCTGGCGACAAATGGTGTATCTATCCAAGCTATGACTATGCTCATTGCATGGTGGATTCACTTGAAAACATTACACATTCT TTGTGCACGCTCGAGTTCGACATTCGTCGCCCGTCATACTACTGGCTACTTGTTGCCTTGGGCTTGTACCAGCCATATGTTTGGGAGTATTCGAGGCTAAACATATCACATACTATGATGTCCAAAAGAAAG TTGAATCGGCTTGTGACAGAGAAGTGGGTAGATGGGTGGGATGACCCTCGTTTGTTGACTTTGGCAGGACTGAGGCGACGGGGAGTATCAGCAACTGCGATCAATTCATTTATCCGTGGAATTGGGATAACGAGAAG TGACAATAGCTTAATCCGTGTTGACCGTCTTGAATATCATATCAGAGAAGAACTGAATAAAACAGCTTCTCGGACCATGGTTGTTTTGCATCCTCTGAAG GTTGTAATAACTAATTTGGAAGATGGAAAAGTCATAGACCTTGATGGAAAAAAGTGGCCTGATGCTCCTGCTGATGAAGCTTCGTCCTACTACAAG GTTCCTTTCTCAAAAACCGTCTACATTGAAAAAACTGATTTTCGCATGAAGGACTCCAAAGATTACTATGGATTGGCTCCTGGTAAATCTGCCCTGCTGAG GTATGCATTCCCGATAAAATGCACAGAGGTTATTTATGGTGATAATCCAGATGATATTGTTGAAATTCGAGCCGAGTATGACCCTTCAAAGACCTCTAAACCTAAG GGTGTTTTGCACTGGGTTGCCGAGCCAGCACCTGGAGTTGAGCCGTTAAAGGTTGAAATAAGATTATTTGAGAAATTATTCCTCTCGGAG AATCCCGCCGAATTGGAAGACTGGCTGGGTGATATTAACCCGCACTCAAAGGAGGTAGTAAAGGGCGCCTACGCTGTACCGTCACTCGCCACCGCGGTTCTGGGCGACAAGTTCCAGTTTGAGCGGCTTG GCTACTTTGCTGTGGACACGGACTCGACGCCTGAGAAGCTTGTGTTCAACAGGACTGTGACCCTGCGTGACTCTTATGGGAAGGCTGGACCCAAGTGA